One Phocaeicola dorei genomic region harbors:
- a CDS encoding MFS transporter, translated as MKNKHTSPWAWIPTLYFAQGLPYVAVMTISVIMYKRLGISNTELAFYTGWLNLPWVIKPLWSPFIDLIKTKRWWIVTMQLLMGAGLAGIAFTIPTEHFFQLTLAIFWLLAFSSATHDIAADGFYMLALDSHQQALFVGIRSTFYRIATIAGQGLLIMLAGRLEIVTDNIPYAWSITFFVLAGLFLGVWIYHKFILPHPDSDHAAKEVSASTLLKEFFGTFASFFQKKQASIAILFMLLYRLPEAQLAKMCIPFFIDPIEEGGLGLTTEEIGFVQGTVGIIGLTLGGILGGIAVARNGLKQWLWPMVWAISLPDLVYVYLSYVQPDSLYLINICIFIEQFGYGFGFTAYMLYLIYFADGEHKTAHYAICTAFMALGMMIPGMAAGWLQDQMGYNHFFIWIMICCAVTFGVTALLKIDPEFGKKKD; from the coding sequence ATGAAAAACAAACATACTTCACCGTGGGCATGGATACCCACGCTATACTTTGCACAAGGGCTGCCCTACGTGGCAGTGATGACTATTTCAGTCATTATGTATAAAAGATTAGGAATCAGCAATACCGAACTGGCTTTTTATACCGGCTGGCTTAATCTGCCCTGGGTTATCAAACCTTTGTGGAGTCCTTTCATAGACCTTATCAAAACGAAACGCTGGTGGATCGTCACTATGCAACTCTTAATGGGTGCGGGACTGGCAGGCATAGCCTTCACCATCCCCACCGAACACTTTTTCCAACTTACGTTGGCAATTTTCTGGTTGTTGGCATTCAGCTCTGCCACGCATGACATTGCTGCCGATGGTTTTTACATGCTGGCACTGGACTCGCACCAGCAAGCTTTATTTGTAGGAATCCGCAGTACTTTCTATCGCATTGCGACTATTGCAGGACAAGGGTTGCTTATCATGCTTGCAGGAAGACTGGAAATTGTAACAGACAATATACCTTACGCCTGGTCCATCACCTTTTTTGTATTGGCCGGGCTTTTCCTGGGAGTGTGGATCTATCATAAGTTTATTCTTCCCCATCCGGATTCAGACCATGCAGCTAAAGAAGTTTCCGCTTCTACCCTACTCAAAGAATTTTTTGGCACTTTTGCCAGTTTCTTTCAGAAAAAGCAGGCAAGTATTGCTATTCTCTTTATGTTACTCTACCGTTTACCGGAAGCACAACTGGCAAAAATGTGTATTCCTTTCTTTATAGATCCTATTGAAGAAGGTGGTTTGGGGCTCACCACTGAGGAGATAGGTTTCGTACAAGGAACAGTCGGCATCATCGGGCTTACCCTTGGAGGTATTTTAGGAGGAATAGCCGTAGCCCGTAACGGTTTAAAACAATGGTTGTGGCCGATGGTATGGGCTATTTCCTTACCTGATTTAGTCTATGTTTACCTCAGTTATGTCCAACCCGATTCCCTATACCTTATCAATATTTGCATTTTTATAGAGCAATTCGGTTACGGATTCGGTTTCACAGCTTATATGCTTTATCTTATTTATTTTGCGGACGGAGAACATAAAACGGCACATTATGCCATTTGTACCGCATTTATGGCATTAGGCATGATGATTCCCGGAATGGCCGCCGGTTGGCTTCAGGACCAGATGGGATACAACCATTTCTTTATCTGGATTATGATATGTTGCGCTGTAACCTTTGGGGTGACGGCACTGTTAAAGATTGATCCGGAATTCGGCAAAAAAAAAGATTGA
- a CDS encoding SpoIID/LytB domain-containing protein — translation MKEPEISVGIVNAQEIHFSLNGNFFAKGETVCGEQQVAFSEGGILWNGNLYRELTFTPQDEHASFSLYDVTIGINFHWERQETQSFMGTLKLVVDEGKITAINILPAEDYLISVISSEMNATSSLEFLKAHAVVSRSWLFAQIEKRKALSGKNEGFFSFIKTDTEYIRWYDREDHTIFDVCADDHCQRYQGITKASSAAVTEAVQATRGQLLMYERGICDARFSKCCGGASEEFGYCWEDKNYPYLSTIRDTEEEENRPLPDLTKEEEAERWIRTSPVSFCDTHDKKVISQILNNYDQETTDFYRWKVRYSQSELAELIRQNTKSDYGDIIDLIPIQRGKSGRICKLKIVGSLKTLTIGKELEIRRTLSSSHLFSSAFVVDKGELKNGVPEWFLLTGAGWGHGVGLCQIGAAVMGERGYTYDEILLHYYKGADIRRFY, via the coding sequence ATGAAAGAACCCGAAATAAGCGTAGGAATAGTAAACGCACAAGAAATTCATTTTTCACTGAACGGCAATTTTTTCGCTAAAGGAGAAACGGTCTGTGGTGAACAACAAGTAGCCTTCAGCGAAGGAGGTATTCTGTGGAATGGTAATCTTTACCGCGAACTGACCTTCACTCCACAAGACGAACATGCCTCGTTTTCATTATATGACGTAACCATCGGAATTAATTTCCACTGGGAACGGCAAGAAACCCAAAGTTTTATGGGAACACTGAAACTAGTGGTGGACGAAGGCAAAATCACCGCTATCAATATTCTTCCCGCCGAAGACTATTTGATAAGCGTCATCTCTTCGGAGATGAACGCCACCTCCTCTTTAGAGTTTCTGAAAGCACATGCCGTGGTATCACGCAGCTGGCTGTTTGCTCAAATAGAGAAACGCAAAGCTTTAAGTGGCAAAAATGAAGGTTTCTTTTCCTTTATCAAGACCGATACCGAATATATCCGTTGGTACGACCGGGAAGACCACACCATATTCGACGTTTGTGCAGATGATCATTGCCAACGTTATCAGGGAATAACCAAGGCATCCAGTGCTGCCGTAACTGAAGCAGTACAGGCAACCCGAGGGCAATTACTAATGTATGAACGCGGCATCTGCGATGCTCGTTTCTCTAAATGTTGCGGAGGTGCAAGTGAGGAATTCGGCTATTGCTGGGAAGATAAGAATTATCCCTATTTGTCTACCATCCGTGATACGGAAGAAGAAGAAAACCGTCCGTTACCCGATCTGACTAAAGAAGAAGAGGCAGAACGTTGGATACGTACTTCTCCCGTTTCGTTCTGTGATACCCACGATAAAAAAGTAATTTCACAAATACTGAACAATTACGATCAGGAAACCACAGATTTCTATCGTTGGAAAGTGCGTTATTCCCAGTCAGAGCTAGCCGAACTGATCCGTCAAAATACAAAATCAGATTATGGAGACATCATCGACCTGATTCCCATCCAACGTGGCAAGTCCGGACGTATCTGCAAACTGAAAATTGTAGGTTCTTTGAAAACATTGACTATCGGAAAAGAATTGGAGATACGTCGTACCCTGTCTTCGTCCCACCTATTCAGTTCAGCCTTTGTAGTAGATAAGGGAGAATTGAAAAACGGCGTCCCCGAATGGTTTCTGCTAACGGGTGCCGGTTGGGGACATGGAGTAGGCCTGTGCCAAATCGGGGCTGCCGTAATGGGGGAACGGGGATATACCTACGACGAAATTCTATTGCATTATTATAAAGGTGCAGATATCCGCCGTTTCTATTAA
- a CDS encoding DUF4922 domain-containing protein, which yields MRKTINCFIPYRESTAAEQTIHALKESSIVNKIYLLNIEPNKTLSTPEGCEILPVDSLTSSKTMKMIAEKADTPYILLYTKTSALELAYKALERMTDFLQDRECGMVYADHHEWKNGEKKKHPVNDYQPGSVRDDFDFGPLLIFNRTEFILASLQMTEERKYAALYELRLFLTLHSHLVHINEYLYTETESDNRLSGEKQFDYVNPRNREVQIEMEEAFTRYLKSINALLEPICVETDVKKGNFEYEASVIIPVRNRARTIDDAIRSALTQETRFPFNIIVVDNHSTDGTTEIIGQYKDNKAVIHLQPQRTDLGIGGCWDLAINHPRCGRFAIQLDSDDLYSDTHTLQTIVDTFYKEQCAMVIGTYRMTDFRLNTIAPGVIDHSEWTKENGHNNALRINGLGAPRAFFTPILRETGVPNVSYGEDYALGLIFSRQYKIGRIYDVLYLCRRWEGNSDAALSIEQTNANNHYKDSLRTRELGIRKKYTEELKNRNEIKRFIDSQLACWPLAHHNHEALQTVQTKELSINGYTFVVQCNAQRAVSTTAKVDKDSIQARPCFLCKENQPKEQKALETITANRICVNPYPILPDHLTIAHKDHIPQLMDENIFSYDDVRAFVQKYPDYALFYNGAHCGASAPDHLHLQGVRKTDVPIIPNVQQLITHAQTIDIRSMYFPYLEEEEDYPLECSRIYLNTKDYPCPLVILSSNTHYDDSLLYSALAAFPPDEDGQEAKFNLLLWKEGHLYYTVVFPRSKHRPDCYFAKGSEQMLISPGALDMAGVIVTTRQEDFDKITEEKVASIIKEVGITVEEAEKIPGRYFDEKAKR from the coding sequence ATGAGAAAAACAATTAATTGCTTTATTCCTTATAGGGAAAGCACAGCGGCAGAACAGACAATCCATGCTCTAAAAGAAAGTAGCATAGTCAACAAAATCTATCTGCTGAACATCGAACCCAACAAGACATTATCCACCCCCGAAGGATGCGAAATATTACCTGTTGATTCACTAACCAGTTCTAAGACAATGAAGATGATTGCTGAAAAAGCAGACACACCTTATATATTGCTCTATACCAAAACTTCTGCTTTGGAACTGGCTTACAAGGCACTGGAACGCATGACGGACTTCCTGCAGGACAGAGAATGCGGCATGGTCTATGCCGACCATCATGAATGGAAAAACGGAGAAAAGAAGAAACATCCCGTCAACGACTACCAACCCGGCAGTGTGCGTGATGATTTCGACTTCGGTCCGCTACTGATATTCAACAGAACGGAATTCATCCTCGCCAGTCTCCAAATGACAGAGGAAAGAAAGTATGCCGCCCTTTATGAACTGCGTCTGTTCCTTACCCTCCATTCTCATCTGGTACATATCAACGAATATCTTTATACGGAAACAGAAAGCGACAACCGCCTGTCCGGCGAAAAGCAGTTCGACTACGTAAATCCCCGTAACAGGGAAGTACAGATAGAAATGGAAGAAGCATTCACACGATACTTGAAATCCATCAATGCCCTCCTTGAACCCATATGTGTGGAAACGGATGTAAAGAAAGGAAATTTCGAATATGAAGCCTCCGTCATCATCCCCGTGCGCAATCGCGCCCGTACCATTGACGATGCCATCCGGTCGGCACTCACACAAGAAACACGCTTTCCATTCAACATCATCGTCGTGGACAATCACTCGACAGACGGAACCACAGAAATCATCGGTCAATACAAGGACAACAAAGCGGTAATCCACCTTCAGCCCCAACGTACCGATCTGGGCATAGGGGGATGCTGGGACCTCGCAATCAACCACCCCCGGTGCGGACGCTTCGCCATACAGCTTGACAGCGATGACCTGTACAGCGACACCCATACCCTGCAAACCATCGTAGACACGTTCTACAAAGAGCAATGCGCCATGGTAATAGGAACTTACCGCATGACGGACTTCCGGCTGAACACCATCGCTCCGGGAGTGATAGACCATAGCGAGTGGACGAAAGAGAACGGACACAATAACGCATTGCGCATCAACGGTCTGGGAGCTCCGCGCGCATTCTTCACACCTATCCTGCGCGAAACAGGCGTGCCCAATGTCAGCTACGGAGAAGATTATGCCCTGGGACTCATTTTCTCGCGCCAATATAAGATAGGAAGAATCTATGATGTACTCTATCTGTGCCGCCGCTGGGAAGGGAACTCGGATGCCGCCCTGAGCATAGAGCAGACCAATGCCAACAATCACTACAAAGACAGCCTGCGCACCCGTGAACTGGGAATCCGCAAAAAATATACAGAAGAGCTGAAGAACCGGAATGAAATCAAGCGATTTATAGACAGCCAACTGGCGTGCTGGCCACTGGCACACCACAACCACGAGGCATTACAGACTGTACAGACCAAGGAACTGTCCATAAACGGCTACACGTTTGTGGTACAGTGCAATGCACAGCGTGCGGTTTCGACTACCGCCAAAGTGGATAAGGACAGCATCCAAGCACGCCCCTGTTTCCTGTGCAAGGAAAACCAGCCTAAGGAGCAGAAAGCACTGGAAACCATCACTGCAAACAGAATATGCGTTAACCCTTATCCCATATTGCCGGATCACCTCACTATCGCCCATAAAGATCACATCCCCCAACTCATGGATGAGAATATTTTCAGTTACGATGACGTCCGTGCATTCGTACAGAAATATCCGGACTACGCCCTATTCTATAATGGAGCACATTGCGGAGCCTCTGCACCGGACCATCTCCATCTTCAAGGAGTCAGAAAAACTGATGTTCCCATCATCCCGAACGTACAACAGCTGATAACCCACGCACAGACAATCGATATACGCAGCATGTATTTTCCCTACCTAGAAGAAGAGGAAGATTATCCACTAGAATGTAGCCGAATTTACCTCAACACCAAGGACTATCCCTGTCCTTTGGTAATCCTCTCAAGCAACACGCATTATGACGACTCCCTGTTATACAGCGCCCTCGCCGCTTTCCCACCGGATGAAGACGGACAAGAAGCGAAGTTCAACCTGCTGTTATGGAAGGAAGGCCATCTATACTATACGGTGGTTTTTCCCCGCAGCAAGCACCGTCCCGACTGCTACTTTGCAAAAGGCAGCGAACAGATGCTCATCAGTCCGGGAGCTTTGGACATGGCTGGCGTAATCGTCACCACCCGTCAGGAAGATTTCGACAAAATAACAGAAGAAAAAGTGGCATCCATCATAAAAGAAGTGGGAATAACAGTAGAAGAAGCCGAGAAGATACCCGGACGTTATTTTGACGAGAAAGCAAAAAGATAG
- a CDS encoding DUF4837 family protein encodes MKRIAFYLSLVLVVLVLASCKKGQKNLFTPTSSGRPYEVLVVVNKPVWDRPAGRALFDVLDTNVPGLPQAERSFRISNVDPQHFDRVLKIFRNIIIVDIQDIYTQPKLKFSRDVYASPQMIMTIQAPNEDEFEEFVAKNSKVIIDFFVKAEMNRQITLLKQKHSDVISTKVGSIFDCDIWVPIELANYKEGKDFLWASTNRATADMNFVMYSYPYTDKDTFTKDYFIHKRDSVMKANIPGEREGMYMATDSMFVDVEDIVVKGEYAQEARGLWEMEGDMMGGPFVSHARVDRANGRVIVVEAFIYSPDKLKRNLMRQMEASLYTLRLPNESLIDEIVISGNIPEEKIDTTSRVK; translated from the coding sequence ATGAAACGAATAGCATTTTATTTAAGTTTGGTGCTGGTGGTTCTGGTACTGGCTTCTTGTAAGAAGGGACAAAAGAACTTGTTTACCCCCACGTCCAGCGGTAGACCTTACGAAGTATTGGTCGTAGTAAATAAACCTGTATGGGACCGTCCTGCAGGACGTGCATTGTTTGATGTATTGGATACCAATGTGCCCGGACTGCCCCAGGCGGAGCGTTCGTTTCGTATATCAAATGTGGACCCTCAGCATTTTGACCGTGTGCTGAAAATATTCCGTAATATCATCATTGTGGATATTCAAGATATTTATACTCAGCCCAAACTCAAGTTTTCCCGTGATGTTTATGCGTCTCCACAGATGATTATGACAATTCAGGCTCCTAATGAAGACGAATTTGAGGAATTTGTAGCAAAGAACAGTAAAGTGATTATAGATTTCTTTGTGAAAGCTGAGATGAATCGTCAGATAACTTTGTTGAAACAAAAACATAGCGATGTGATTTCCACTAAGGTAGGAAGTATTTTTGATTGTGATATCTGGGTGCCGATAGAACTGGCTAACTATAAAGAAGGCAAAGATTTTTTGTGGGCTTCTACTAATCGTGCTACAGCGGATATGAATTTTGTAATGTACTCTTATCCTTATACAGACAAGGATACCTTTACTAAAGATTATTTCATTCATAAACGTGATTCTGTAATGAAAGCAAATATTCCGGGTGAACGCGAAGGAATGTATATGGCAACAGACTCTATGTTTGTGGATGTGGAAGATATTGTTGTAAAAGGAGAGTATGCGCAAGAAGCTCGCGGATTATGGGAAATGGAAGGTGACATGATGGGAGGTCCGTTTGTGTCTCATGCACGGGTGGATCGTGCTAACGGTCGTGTCATTGTGGTTGAGGCCTTTATTTATTCACCGGATAAATTGAAACGTAATCTGATGCGTCAGATGGAAGCTTCACTTTATACATTGAGATTGCCCAATGAAAGCTTGATTGACGAAATTGTAATTAGTGGTAATATTCCGGAAGAAAAAATAGATACAACAAGCCGGGTAAAGTAA
- the pdxA gene encoding 4-hydroxythreonine-4-phosphate dehydrogenase PdxA yields MEDNYKIRVGITHGDINGVGYEVILKTFSDPTMLELCTPIIYGSPKVAAYHRKAMDIQTNFSIVNSADDAQPDKLSIVNCTEDELKVELSKPTPEAGKAALDALERALQDYREGMIDVLVTAPINKHTIQSETFHFPGHTEYIEERVGEGQKALMILLKNDFRVALVTGHVPVREIAQDITKELIMEKLAVFHRSLKEDFGIDSPRIAVFSLNPHAGDEGLIGTEESDIIIPAMKEMVAKGIQCFGPYPADGFMGSGNYTHFDGILAMYHDQGLAPFKALAMDEGVNYTAGLPIVRTSPAHGTAYDIAGQGVALEDSFRQAIYVAMDVFRNRIVEKEIHAHPLRKQYYEKRDDSDKLKLDTIDDED; encoded by the coding sequence ATGGAAGATAACTACAAGATACGAGTTGGTATTACTCATGGGGATATCAACGGAGTAGGATATGAAGTAATTCTCAAAACTTTTTCGGATCCTACCATGCTGGAACTTTGTACACCCATTATTTATGGATCACCTAAAGTGGCTGCTTATCATCGTAAAGCAATGGATATTCAAACAAATTTCAGTATTGTCAATTCTGCAGATGATGCTCAGCCGGATAAACTGAGCATCGTGAATTGTACGGAAGACGAATTGAAGGTGGAGCTCTCCAAACCGACACCGGAAGCTGGTAAAGCAGCTTTGGATGCGTTGGAGAGAGCTTTGCAGGACTATCGGGAGGGAATGATTGATGTTTTGGTAACTGCTCCTATCAATAAGCATACCATTCAGTCGGAAACTTTTCATTTCCCCGGTCATACAGAATATATTGAAGAGCGTGTGGGGGAAGGACAGAAAGCGTTAATGATTTTGCTGAAGAATGATTTCCGGGTAGCTTTGGTGACTGGTCATGTTCCTGTACGCGAGATAGCACAAGATATTACCAAGGAACTTATTATGGAAAAATTGGCTGTTTTCCATCGTTCTTTAAAAGAGGATTTTGGCATCGACAGTCCGCGTATAGCTGTGTTTTCATTAAATCCTCATGCGGGTGATGAGGGATTGATTGGTACGGAAGAGAGTGATATCATAATTCCGGCAATGAAGGAAATGGTTGCTAAAGGCATTCAGTGTTTCGGACCTTATCCGGCCGATGGCTTTATGGGATCTGGCAACTATACTCATTTTGATGGAATTCTAGCTATGTATCATGATCAGGGATTGGCTCCTTTCAAAGCTTTGGCAATGGATGAAGGAGTGAATTACACGGCAGGACTTCCTATTGTACGCACTTCTCCGGCACATGGTACTGCGTATGATATTGCCGGACAAGGGGTTGCCTTGGAAGATTCTTTTCGCCAGGCTATCTATGTGGCTATGGATGTTTTCCGTAATCGGATTGTCGAAAAAGAAATCCATGCACATCCATTGCGTAAACAGTATTATGAGAAACGGGATGATAGCGATAAACTGAAGTTAGATACCATTGATGATGAAGATTGA
- a CDS encoding NDP-sugar synthase: protein MKFAIISAGEGSRLSQEGVALPKPLVQLNGVAMIDRLIQIFVRNGADKVVIIINNESPLTKEHLAKLQAEATVPLEVVVKTTPSSMHSFYELNSYLKDDKFCLTTVDTIFREEEFSTFIEAFKQSDKDGYMAVTDFIDDEKPLYISTDEALNITGFHDEAISGCRYISGGIYCLTPTAVKTLHGCMEKGMSRMRNFQRQLVADGLKLKAYPFTKILDVDHASDIVKAENFLTGKDE, encoded by the coding sequence ATGAAATTTGCAATTATATCAGCGGGTGAAGGCTCCCGACTTTCACAAGAAGGGGTAGCTTTACCCAAACCTTTGGTGCAACTGAACGGAGTTGCCATGATTGACCGTCTGATACAGATCTTTGTGCGCAACGGGGCTGATAAGGTGGTCATCATTATTAATAATGAAAGTCCGTTGACAAAAGAGCATTTGGCAAAACTACAGGCGGAAGCGACAGTGCCATTGGAAGTAGTTGTGAAAACTACGCCTAGTTCAATGCATAGTTTTTATGAACTGAACTCTTATTTGAAAGACGATAAGTTCTGTTTGACTACTGTAGATACCATATTCCGTGAAGAAGAATTCTCGACTTTTATTGAAGCGTTCAAACAATCGGACAAAGATGGATATATGGCGGTGACCGATTTCATAGACGATGAAAAACCGCTTTACATTTCTACAGATGAAGCTTTGAACATAACTGGCTTTCATGATGAGGCCATCTCCGGATGCCGCTATATATCGGGAGGAATTTACTGCCTGACTCCGACAGCGGTCAAGACATTGCACGGGTGTATGGAAAAAGGTATGTCCCGTATGCGCAACTTCCAGAGGCAGTTAGTGGCCGACGGCTTGAAATTAAAGGCTTATCCTTTTACAAAAATTCTGGATGTAGACCATGCCAGTGATATAGTGAAAGCGGAAAACTTTCTGACCGGTAAGGACGAGTAA
- a CDS encoding CDP-alcohol phosphatidyltransferase family protein, with the protein MSTESEKKGIEASFKSMDTEEFLDIYFNRPIGYAWALLFKKLKVHPNVVTIFSIILGIGAGVMFYYPDMKHTLIGILLLMWANHYDSADGQLARLTGQKTQWGRMLDGFAGDIWFFTIYAAICLRLMDQPMPFHIGDGMHWGIFIWILAAFSGTVCHSKQCTLADYYRNIHLYFLKGKNGSELDNFKQQREIFYSLPWKGNFWWKAFLYFYGNYTRQQERMTPNFQRFYALVKEKYGDNIPQELRNEFRAASKPLMKYTNILTFNTRAIALYISLLIGEPWLYFVFEIIVMTSLFVYMRHCHEAVCAQLYYKYAAK; encoded by the coding sequence ATGAGTACAGAGAGTGAGAAGAAAGGAATAGAGGCTTCTTTCAAATCCATGGACACAGAGGAGTTCCTGGATATTTATTTCAATCGTCCCATAGGATATGCATGGGCGCTATTGTTTAAAAAATTGAAGGTACATCCCAATGTCGTGACCATTTTTTCTATTATTCTAGGTATAGGCGCAGGCGTGATGTTCTATTACCCCGATATGAAACATACCCTGATTGGTATACTTCTATTGATGTGGGCAAACCATTATGACAGTGCGGACGGCCAATTGGCACGGCTTACAGGGCAGAAAACCCAGTGGGGACGTATGTTGGATGGCTTTGCCGGTGATATTTGGTTCTTTACTATTTATGCGGCGATCTGTCTCAGACTGATGGACCAGCCTATGCCGTTTCATATTGGTGACGGGATGCATTGGGGGATTTTTATTTGGATATTGGCTGCTTTTTCGGGCACTGTTTGTCATAGTAAACAATGTACATTGGCGGATTATTATCGTAATATTCATTTATATTTTCTGAAAGGGAAAAATGGAAGTGAGCTGGATAATTTCAAACAACAGCGTGAGATCTTCTATAGTTTACCTTGGAAAGGAAATTTCTGGTGGAAAGCTTTTTTGTATTTTTATGGTAATTACACACGTCAGCAGGAAAGAATGACCCCTAATTTTCAGCGTTTCTATGCTTTGGTAAAGGAAAAGTATGGGGACAATATTCCACAGGAGTTGCGGAACGAATTTCGTGCAGCTAGCAAACCTTTGATGAAATATACCAATATCTTGACTTTTAATACACGTGCCATTGCTTTGTATATCAGTTTGCTGATTGGCGAACCTTGGTTGTATTTTGTATTCGAGATTATTGTAATGACTTCTTTATTTGTATATATGCGCCATTGCCACGAGGCGGTTTGCGCACAGTTATATTATAAATACGCGGCGAAGTGA
- a CDS encoding lysylphosphatidylglycerol synthase transmembrane domain-containing protein gives MKSKYRNIFLIFGIVAIVVMLCTFDMEYDELLANLRRAGIWLPAVVGLWIIIYLFNTLSWYIIIRDGKKGTPIPFWKVYKLTVSGFALNYATPVGLMGGEPYRIMELTPYVGASKATSSVILYVMMHIFSHFCFWFCSIFLYLALRPVDIAMGTMLAVVGVVSLLAIYFFMKGYKNGMAVRTLKLLQYIPFIKGWAKRFSENKRETLERVDSQIAELHKQRKSTFYASLSLEFMARILGCLEVYFILNILTTDVSFPACILIMAFTSLFANLFFFSPMQLGAREGGFALAVGGLAIPGAFGVYTGLITRVRELIWIVIGVLLMKVGNGTPTNKA, from the coding sequence GTGAAAAGTAAATATAGAAATATATTCCTGATATTTGGGATTGTAGCTATCGTGGTAATGCTCTGTACTTTTGATATGGAGTATGATGAATTGTTGGCTAACTTGCGCCGGGCAGGGATTTGGCTGCCGGCTGTAGTAGGGTTATGGATTATCATTTACTTGTTCAATACCCTTTCTTGGTACATTATTATCCGAGATGGAAAAAAAGGAACGCCTATTCCATTTTGGAAAGTTTATAAGCTTACAGTTTCCGGGTTTGCACTGAATTATGCTACTCCGGTAGGATTAATGGGAGGAGAACCTTACCGTATCATGGAACTGACTCCTTATGTCGGGGCCAGTAAGGCAACATCATCAGTTATCCTTTATGTGATGATGCATATTTTCTCGCATTTTTGTTTTTGGTTTTGTTCTATTTTCTTGTATTTGGCTTTACGCCCGGTAGATATTGCCATGGGGACTATGCTGGCTGTTGTGGGTGTGGTTTCTCTTTTGGCTATTTATTTTTTTATGAAAGGATACAAGAATGGAATGGCTGTCCGTACTTTAAAATTATTACAATATATTCCTTTTATTAAAGGATGGGCCAAACGTTTTTCAGAAAACAAACGGGAGACTTTGGAACGTGTGGACAGTCAGATAGCAGAGCTGCACAAACAGCGTAAGTCTACATTTTATGCCTCGTTAAGTCTGGAATTCATGGCTCGGATTCTAGGTTGCCTGGAAGTGTATTTCATATTGAATATTCTGACAACAGATGTTAGCTTTCCGGCTTGTATTCTGATTATGGCATTTACTTCTTTATTTGCTAATTTGTTCTTTTTCTCGCCTATGCAATTGGGCGCTCGTGAGGGGGGCTTTGCTTTAGCGGTAGGAGGACTGGCTATTCCGGGAGCTTTCGGAGTTTATACCGGATTGATAACCCGTGTACGTGAATTGATTTGGATTGTAATTGGTGTGTTGTTGATGAAAGTCGGCAACGGTACACCTACTAATAAAGCATGA
- a CDS encoding HAD family hydrolase: protein MNALKDIQGVIFDYGGTIDTNSRHWAEVLWAKYVEHQIPVDKESFREAYVFGERALAKYPFVQPWHDFHDVLSIKAKLQMEWLAEQRKLPMDELKLQSYATKVADSCYEYVLDILQVTRPVVEELSKKYKLVLVSNFYGNIQTILKDFGLLDFFDEIIESSVVGVRKPDPAIYRLGVDAMGFVAKNVLVVGDSFSKDVVPAKAVGCRVAWLKGEGWGGEVIDESVPDVIITNLAQLPVLL, encoded by the coding sequence ATGAACGCATTGAAAGATATTCAGGGAGTTATATTTGATTACGGCGGTACGATAGATACGAATAGCCGTCACTGGGCGGAAGTATTGTGGGCCAAGTATGTGGAACATCAGATTCCGGTGGATAAGGAGAGTTTTCGTGAGGCATACGTCTTTGGAGAAAGAGCGTTGGCTAAATACCCTTTTGTCCAGCCTTGGCATGATTTTCATGATGTACTTTCCATTAAGGCCAAACTTCAGATGGAATGGTTGGCAGAACAGAGAAAGTTGCCTATGGATGAGTTGAAACTGCAATCTTATGCCACGAAAGTAGCAGACAGCTGTTATGAGTATGTATTGGATATATTGCAGGTTACACGTCCGGTAGTGGAAGAGTTGTCCAAAAAATATAAGTTAGTGCTGGTTTCTAATTTTTATGGTAATATTCAGACCATTTTAAAGGATTTTGGACTTCTGGATTTCTTTGATGAAATTATTGAATCCTCTGTGGTGGGTGTTCGTAAACCAGATCCCGCTATCTACAGACTCGGAGTGGATGCTATGGGATTTGTGGCAAAGAATGTGCTGGTGGTTGGAGATTCTTTCTCAAAAGATGTTGTTCCTGCCAAAGCGGTGGGATGTCGTGTAGCTTGGTTGAAAGGAGAAGGTTGGGGAGGAGAAGTCATTGACGAATCTGTTCCTGATGTGATTATAACGAATTTGGCCCAACTGCCTGTTCTATTATAA